Proteins encoded within one genomic window of Manis pentadactyla isolate mManPen7 chromosome 4, mManPen7.hap1, whole genome shotgun sequence:
- the LOC118934759 gene encoding transcription factor CP2-like protein 1 isoform X1, with product MLFWHNQPEHLWPSPGELYPGLPNSLFRESLPLPYLKQEELPHIPSAEPPCSTFQYVLCAATSPAVRQQEETLTYLNQGQSYEVRMLCNLKLADATQWARLLKSVVRVVFHDRRLQYTEQQQLDGWRWSRPGDRILDIDVPLSVGVIEPQVLPSQLNTVEFHWDPSKRTSVFLQVHCISTEFTPRKKGGEKGVPFRLQIDTFKLSDKELPPEHLHSAGCLIKVFKPKGADRKLKTDREKIEKQPLHERDKYQTACESTVFVECSPWPELSAGPHQPLSPLTLTSPHSCKLLSPERLCSSPPFTLDTLGGSPTEDLNPGASILETQQWLHGHRFSSYCRMLANFTGTDLLKLTRQDLIQICGAADGIRLFNTLRDRCWALPTRVPFPLVALSNSINCHISWNVQARRPIRHRLTLYVAQEAPRKENEVPKNPDSGFYQEISLDELSAVELMEKLAELLALPANQIHRLFHQGPGGILILLSDQVVRNLKDESYFVAVVKKVQNPDGYYLVLT from the exons ATGCTGTTTTGGCACAACCAGCCAGAGCACCTGTGGCCCAGTCCTGGGGAACTGTACCCTGGACTTCCAAACAGCTTGTTCAG GGAGTCCCTGCCCTTGCCCTACCTGAAGCAGGAGGAGCTGCCCCACATCCCCAGTGCAGAGCCTCCTTGCTCCACATTCCAGTATGTGCTCTGTGCAGCCACCTCGCCGGCTGTGAGGCAGCAGGAGGAGACCCTCACCTACCTGAACCAGG GCCAGTCTTATGAAGTGCGGATGCTCTGCAACCTCAAGTTAGCAGATGCCACCCAGTGGGCCCGGCTGTTGAAG AGTGTGGTGCGTGTGGTGTTCCATGATCGGCGCCTGCAGTACACGGAGCAGCAGCAGCTGGACGGGTGGCGGTGGAGCCGGCCAGGGGACCGCATCCTGGACATTG ATGTGCCACTGTCTGTAGGGGTGATAGAGCCCCAGGTGCTGCCCTCCCAGCTCAACACGGTGGAGTTTCACTGGGACCCAAGCAAGAGGACCTCCGTCTTCCTGCAG GTTCACTGCATCAGCACTGAGTTCACGCCTCGGAAAAAGGGTGGTGAGAAAGGTGTCCCCTTCCGCCTCCAGATCGACACTTTCAAGCTCAGTGACAAAGAGCTTCCACCTGAGCACCTGCATTCGGCTGGCTGTCTCATCAAGGTGTTCAAG CCCAAAGGAGCTGACCGGAAGCTGAAAACTGACCGGGAGAAGATTGAGAAACAGCCCCTGCATGAGAGAGACAAGTATCAGACTGCCTGTGAGAGCACAGTCTTTGTGGAG TGTTCACCATGGCCAGAGCTCAGTGCAGGGCCCCACCAGCCTCTCAGTCCTCTCACTCTGACGTCCCCACACTCCTGCAAGCTCCTGTCCCCAGAGAG GCTCTGCTCCTCACCACCATTCACCCTGGACACCTTGGGGGGCAGCCCAACTGAG GATCTGAACCCTGGAGCCTCCATCCTAGAGACGCAGCAGTGGTTGCACGGGCACCGGTTCTCCAGCTACTGCAGGATGCTGGCCAATTTCACTG GCACTGATCTGCTGAAGCTTACCCGCCAGGACCTCATCCAGATCTGCGGGGCTGCTGACGGGATCCGCCTTTTCAATACTCTTAGAGACAGGTGCTGGGCACTGCCAACCAGGGTTCCTTTCCCACTAGTGGCACTTAGCAACTCAATTAACTGCCACATTTCATGGAATGTTCAAGCCAGAAG GCCCATCCGTCACCGGCTGACATTGTATGTGGCTCAGGAGGCCCCCAGGAAAGAGAATGAGGTTCCTAAGAACCCTGACTCAG GCTTTTATCAAGAGATCTCTCTGGATGAACTCAGTGCTGTTGAGCTGATGGAGAAACTGGCTGAGCTCTTGGCCCTCCCAGCCAATCAGATCCACCGCCTCTTCCACCAGGGTCCTGGGGGCATCCTCATTCTCCTCAGCGACCAG GTGGTTCGGAATCTTAAGGATGAATCATATTTTGTGGCTGTGGTGAAGAAAG TGCAGAATCCAGACGGCTACTACCTAGTTCTGACCTAG
- the LOC118934759 gene encoding transcription factor CP2-like protein 1 isoform X4, which translates to MLFWHNQPEHLWPSPGELYPGLPNSLFRESLPLPYLKQEELPHIPSAEPPCSTFQYVLCAATSPAVRQQEETLTYLNQGQSYEVRMLCNLKLADATQWARLLKSVVRVVFHDRRLQYTEQQQLDGWRWSRPGDRILDIDVPLSVGVIEPQVLPSQLNTVEFHWDPSKRTSVFLQVHCISTEFTPRKKGGEKGVPFRLQIDTFKLSDKELPPEHLHSAGCLIKVFKPKGADRKLKTDREKIEKQPLHERDKYQTACESTVFVECSPWPELSAGPHQPLSPLTLTSPHSCKLLSPERLCSSPPFTLDTLGGSPTEDLNPGASILETQQWLHGHRFSSYCRMLANFTGFYQEISLDELSAVELMEKLAELLALPANQIHRLFHQGPGGILILLSDQVVRNLKDESYFVAVVKKVQNPDGYYLVLT; encoded by the exons ATGCTGTTTTGGCACAACCAGCCAGAGCACCTGTGGCCCAGTCCTGGGGAACTGTACCCTGGACTTCCAAACAGCTTGTTCAG GGAGTCCCTGCCCTTGCCCTACCTGAAGCAGGAGGAGCTGCCCCACATCCCCAGTGCAGAGCCTCCTTGCTCCACATTCCAGTATGTGCTCTGTGCAGCCACCTCGCCGGCTGTGAGGCAGCAGGAGGAGACCCTCACCTACCTGAACCAGG GCCAGTCTTATGAAGTGCGGATGCTCTGCAACCTCAAGTTAGCAGATGCCACCCAGTGGGCCCGGCTGTTGAAG AGTGTGGTGCGTGTGGTGTTCCATGATCGGCGCCTGCAGTACACGGAGCAGCAGCAGCTGGACGGGTGGCGGTGGAGCCGGCCAGGGGACCGCATCCTGGACATTG ATGTGCCACTGTCTGTAGGGGTGATAGAGCCCCAGGTGCTGCCCTCCCAGCTCAACACGGTGGAGTTTCACTGGGACCCAAGCAAGAGGACCTCCGTCTTCCTGCAG GTTCACTGCATCAGCACTGAGTTCACGCCTCGGAAAAAGGGTGGTGAGAAAGGTGTCCCCTTCCGCCTCCAGATCGACACTTTCAAGCTCAGTGACAAAGAGCTTCCACCTGAGCACCTGCATTCGGCTGGCTGTCTCATCAAGGTGTTCAAG CCCAAAGGAGCTGACCGGAAGCTGAAAACTGACCGGGAGAAGATTGAGAAACAGCCCCTGCATGAGAGAGACAAGTATCAGACTGCCTGTGAGAGCACAGTCTTTGTGGAG TGTTCACCATGGCCAGAGCTCAGTGCAGGGCCCCACCAGCCTCTCAGTCCTCTCACTCTGACGTCCCCACACTCCTGCAAGCTCCTGTCCCCAGAGAG GCTCTGCTCCTCACCACCATTCACCCTGGACACCTTGGGGGGCAGCCCAACTGAG GATCTGAACCCTGGAGCCTCCATCCTAGAGACGCAGCAGTGGTTGCACGGGCACCGGTTCTCCAGCTACTGCAGGATGCTGGCCAATTTCACTG GCTTTTATCAAGAGATCTCTCTGGATGAACTCAGTGCTGTTGAGCTGATGGAGAAACTGGCTGAGCTCTTGGCCCTCCCAGCCAATCAGATCCACCGCCTCTTCCACCAGGGTCCTGGGGGCATCCTCATTCTCCTCAGCGACCAG GTGGTTCGGAATCTTAAGGATGAATCATATTTTGTGGCTGTGGTGAAGAAAG TGCAGAATCCAGACGGCTACTACCTAGTTCTGACCTAG
- the LOC118934759 gene encoding transcription factor CP2-like protein 1 isoform X2, whose amino-acid sequence MLFWHNQPEHLWPSPGELYPGLPNSLFRESLPLPYLKQEELPHIPSAEPPCSTFQYVLCAATSPAVRQQEETLTYLNQGQSYEVRMLCNLKLADATQWARLLKSVVRVVFHDRRLQYTEQQQLDGWRWSRPGDRILDIDVPLSVGVIEPQVLPSQLNTVEFHWDPSKRTSVFLQVHCISTEFTPRKKGGEKGVPFRLQIDTFKLSDKELPPEHLHSAGCLIKVFKPKGADRKLKTDREKIEKQPLHERDKYQTACESTVFVECSPWPELSAGPHQPLSPLTLTSPHSCKLLSPERLCSSPPFTLDTLGGSPTEDLNPGASILETQQWLHGHRFSSYCRMLANFTGTDLLKLTRQDLIQICGAADGIRLFNTLRDRPIRHRLTLYVAQEAPRKENEVPKNPDSGFYQEISLDELSAVELMEKLAELLALPANQIHRLFHQGPGGILILLSDQVVRNLKDESYFVAVVKKVQNPDGYYLVLT is encoded by the exons ATGCTGTTTTGGCACAACCAGCCAGAGCACCTGTGGCCCAGTCCTGGGGAACTGTACCCTGGACTTCCAAACAGCTTGTTCAG GGAGTCCCTGCCCTTGCCCTACCTGAAGCAGGAGGAGCTGCCCCACATCCCCAGTGCAGAGCCTCCTTGCTCCACATTCCAGTATGTGCTCTGTGCAGCCACCTCGCCGGCTGTGAGGCAGCAGGAGGAGACCCTCACCTACCTGAACCAGG GCCAGTCTTATGAAGTGCGGATGCTCTGCAACCTCAAGTTAGCAGATGCCACCCAGTGGGCCCGGCTGTTGAAG AGTGTGGTGCGTGTGGTGTTCCATGATCGGCGCCTGCAGTACACGGAGCAGCAGCAGCTGGACGGGTGGCGGTGGAGCCGGCCAGGGGACCGCATCCTGGACATTG ATGTGCCACTGTCTGTAGGGGTGATAGAGCCCCAGGTGCTGCCCTCCCAGCTCAACACGGTGGAGTTTCACTGGGACCCAAGCAAGAGGACCTCCGTCTTCCTGCAG GTTCACTGCATCAGCACTGAGTTCACGCCTCGGAAAAAGGGTGGTGAGAAAGGTGTCCCCTTCCGCCTCCAGATCGACACTTTCAAGCTCAGTGACAAAGAGCTTCCACCTGAGCACCTGCATTCGGCTGGCTGTCTCATCAAGGTGTTCAAG CCCAAAGGAGCTGACCGGAAGCTGAAAACTGACCGGGAGAAGATTGAGAAACAGCCCCTGCATGAGAGAGACAAGTATCAGACTGCCTGTGAGAGCACAGTCTTTGTGGAG TGTTCACCATGGCCAGAGCTCAGTGCAGGGCCCCACCAGCCTCTCAGTCCTCTCACTCTGACGTCCCCACACTCCTGCAAGCTCCTGTCCCCAGAGAG GCTCTGCTCCTCACCACCATTCACCCTGGACACCTTGGGGGGCAGCCCAACTGAG GATCTGAACCCTGGAGCCTCCATCCTAGAGACGCAGCAGTGGTTGCACGGGCACCGGTTCTCCAGCTACTGCAGGATGCTGGCCAATTTCACTG GCACTGATCTGCTGAAGCTTACCCGCCAGGACCTCATCCAGATCTGCGGGGCTGCTGACGGGATCCGCCTTTTCAATACTCTTAGAGACAG GCCCATCCGTCACCGGCTGACATTGTATGTGGCTCAGGAGGCCCCCAGGAAAGAGAATGAGGTTCCTAAGAACCCTGACTCAG GCTTTTATCAAGAGATCTCTCTGGATGAACTCAGTGCTGTTGAGCTGATGGAGAAACTGGCTGAGCTCTTGGCCCTCCCAGCCAATCAGATCCACCGCCTCTTCCACCAGGGTCCTGGGGGCATCCTCATTCTCCTCAGCGACCAG GTGGTTCGGAATCTTAAGGATGAATCATATTTTGTGGCTGTGGTGAAGAAAG TGCAGAATCCAGACGGCTACTACCTAGTTCTGACCTAG
- the LOC118934759 gene encoding transcription factor CP2-like protein 1 isoform X3 → MLCNLKLADATQWARLLKSVVRVVFHDRRLQYTEQQQLDGWRWSRPGDRILDIDVPLSVGVIEPQVLPSQLNTVEFHWDPSKRTSVFLQVHCISTEFTPRKKGGEKGVPFRLQIDTFKLSDKELPPEHLHSAGCLIKVFKPKGADRKLKTDREKIEKQPLHERDKYQTACESTVFVECSPWPELSAGPHQPLSPLTLTSPHSCKLLSPERLCSSPPFTLDTLGGSPTEDLNPGASILETQQWLHGHRFSSYCRMLANFTGTDLLKLTRQDLIQICGAADGIRLFNTLRDRCWALPTRVPFPLVALSNSINCHISWNVQARRPIRHRLTLYVAQEAPRKENEVPKNPDSGFYQEISLDELSAVELMEKLAELLALPANQIHRLFHQGPGGILILLSDQVVRNLKDESYFVAVVKKVQNPDGYYLVLT, encoded by the exons ATGCTCTGCAACCTCAAGTTAGCAGATGCCACCCAGTGGGCCCGGCTGTTGAAG AGTGTGGTGCGTGTGGTGTTCCATGATCGGCGCCTGCAGTACACGGAGCAGCAGCAGCTGGACGGGTGGCGGTGGAGCCGGCCAGGGGACCGCATCCTGGACATTG ATGTGCCACTGTCTGTAGGGGTGATAGAGCCCCAGGTGCTGCCCTCCCAGCTCAACACGGTGGAGTTTCACTGGGACCCAAGCAAGAGGACCTCCGTCTTCCTGCAG GTTCACTGCATCAGCACTGAGTTCACGCCTCGGAAAAAGGGTGGTGAGAAAGGTGTCCCCTTCCGCCTCCAGATCGACACTTTCAAGCTCAGTGACAAAGAGCTTCCACCTGAGCACCTGCATTCGGCTGGCTGTCTCATCAAGGTGTTCAAG CCCAAAGGAGCTGACCGGAAGCTGAAAACTGACCGGGAGAAGATTGAGAAACAGCCCCTGCATGAGAGAGACAAGTATCAGACTGCCTGTGAGAGCACAGTCTTTGTGGAG TGTTCACCATGGCCAGAGCTCAGTGCAGGGCCCCACCAGCCTCTCAGTCCTCTCACTCTGACGTCCCCACACTCCTGCAAGCTCCTGTCCCCAGAGAG GCTCTGCTCCTCACCACCATTCACCCTGGACACCTTGGGGGGCAGCCCAACTGAG GATCTGAACCCTGGAGCCTCCATCCTAGAGACGCAGCAGTGGTTGCACGGGCACCGGTTCTCCAGCTACTGCAGGATGCTGGCCAATTTCACTG GCACTGATCTGCTGAAGCTTACCCGCCAGGACCTCATCCAGATCTGCGGGGCTGCTGACGGGATCCGCCTTTTCAATACTCTTAGAGACAGGTGCTGGGCACTGCCAACCAGGGTTCCTTTCCCACTAGTGGCACTTAGCAACTCAATTAACTGCCACATTTCATGGAATGTTCAAGCCAGAAG GCCCATCCGTCACCGGCTGACATTGTATGTGGCTCAGGAGGCCCCCAGGAAAGAGAATGAGGTTCCTAAGAACCCTGACTCAG GCTTTTATCAAGAGATCTCTCTGGATGAACTCAGTGCTGTTGAGCTGATGGAGAAACTGGCTGAGCTCTTGGCCCTCCCAGCCAATCAGATCCACCGCCTCTTCCACCAGGGTCCTGGGGGCATCCTCATTCTCCTCAGCGACCAG GTGGTTCGGAATCTTAAGGATGAATCATATTTTGTGGCTGTGGTGAAGAAAG TGCAGAATCCAGACGGCTACTACCTAGTTCTGACCTAG